The region ACACTCACATTGTGATTTCCATCCTGAAAATCTGTTCCTCCGAAGGCAGGCACAGAGCCTTCTCCTCCTGCAGTGCCcatttcacatccattctgttgtTCTATGGTCCAGTGATTCTTATTTATCTCAGACCTGCTTCTAGTCTCTGGTTGTATTCTGATGTCCAGGTGTTTAATAATATTGTCACACCTCCCTTGAATCCTCTGATTTATACTTTGAGAAACAAGGAAGTAAAATTAGCCCTGAGAAAGATGTTGAGTCAAGCAATGCAACCTTTAGGGTATAAGGAATAGAAACAACCATTTTCCAAATAATTTCAATGTtgtttcatgttttctcttttcagtaCTGTTGCCAAACTATTATATGATCAAAGCTAGGTCTTGGGAGTCCTTACAAGGCAGGGATTATTTTGGTTGATATGTAAATTTAATCATGGTAGAGAAGACTTTGAAGATTAATCCagtgtttttaattataatttgcCAAATTCATAAGTCTTTCTGCTCTATAAAGtctttatgtagaccagattcaattggttttttttttttttttttatgaaactgGTTTTCTAAAAGCTAGTATCTCATATTCTACTCAATTCCTCTTATCACttttttccaatattttctttctgtattttacaCTGGTCACTCAGTTAAGCTCATTGTAATTAATAAGGTATGGAACTTGAAACTAGAATAGAAGTTAGTAAATGTATCTTTATCCTGTCCACCATGATGAAAGTCACTAAATTTAGAACATTGAGTTCAAGTATCATCAAGATATTCTCTATGTTTGACAAGATGCTGTTTTATTGAGTAAAGTTCAAAGGTGTTGATTTGTTTGTTATAATATGTTTGgtataagaaaattaaattttacataataaaatgcTCGGGTTCTCCCAGGAGGGAAGAGGCCCTGATTAATGATCCTGGTGTGACTAGTTTCCACTCAAAACTCAATACTCAGGACACAAATGTTGgtgttaaaaaaattaatgtaaattgGAAGCCAGACCATGAGAAGGTGAATAGGGCCCCATTTCCCTAAAGACCATCTCAGAACCTTAGGTAGGCCAATGCACTTATGCAAATCAATAAATTGGGGCCATGTGCAAGGGATACATCATAGTGTGGTTTTGCTATTCACAGTCTGTTCTTTTCACATATTTGTTACTGGAAAATTTATGAGTAGCAATCAGTTCTCCATCCTGTGGCATCCCCTTTCATTCCTTACGTGGACACATTGTTTTCCTGCAAGTTAAGTATTATTTCACCATTAACTAAAGAAGTAAGCAGTTCCAATGATTATCTAAAGACAATCATTGTCTTAAGATTTGTAAAACTAAAAGACGTTTACTGGTTACATAGTCTTAGCATCCTTGTCTAACTGCTTCTTTGTCGTAAAATATTTGAAGCCAGGCCACAGTATTTTGACCATTCaaagttgattttcaaaattaCACTACTTAtgaaaccaaaaaacaaatagaacaactgaataagaaaaaatttaCTGATCAGTTAATCTGAAATGCGGTAATGGGAAATGTTGCTCACATTGTTCTTACAGTATGATtttacacagagttccaggaacTAATGGATTTTAGACCAGAGCACAGAGTCTGATTCAACCCTCAGTCCAGCATGTGGATCCATAAGTCTGGAGAGAAAGTTCAGTTGAAAACCCCATGGATGAATTTACCTATTATCATGTTTTAAAAGAGAACTGAAGTCCAGTCGTAGTGCTCTGAGACAATGCTGGAATTTTTTCTGTGACAACACTGGTGACAAATTTCTTTGCTATATCTTCTTCCTCCTAACAAAATGTTTACTTCAACAATTTTGTCCTTTGGCTATCAACGTCAGCTTCCACAGATATTCTCCCCTTACGTGTCATAAAAGGGATATTCATTACTCTATTTCTGTAAACTAGgagaataaattctttaaaattgtttGGTAAAGACAAATGTTATAGAGCCAAAAGTTTCTATTATTTGTAACCATGCATATTTCCTTAAATGTAATAGAATTATACATAATAGACATTATGACATGaatgagatttatttttgtaataattcAGAACTTAGTCTTTCAACATTTAATCAAACAATTTCATTATTAGAATCATCTAGTTGGACTATCATGATTTATCACAGAAATACCTAGAATAAACACATCCATGTGAGAGTCATCTCTATATGTCCTTCCAGATACCATCTTCTCTTCTAACACTTTGCATATAGTAAAACTGCTATTTGATCCATGTCTCTCTTTCTATAGCTGCTCTCAATTGCCAATAGCTTCATAGCTTGTTTTGAAGTCTTGGGATCCTCTTTCCCAATGATGCTAGAGATTTAAGTGGTTTGACCTTATGTAGATCTTATGTAGGTAATCAatctgctgtgagttcatgtgtctAACATAAATATACAGGTAGACAGCATTTGTGCCAAGAAAGATAatatccagaagacagcatttcacagtatGCTTTGACATCCACCGGCTATTACATTTGCTCTGACacttcttccatgatgttccctaAACTTTAGAACTTGGAGGAGATTCATATAAATGATCCTTCAATGTTTGAACATTTGCAATCAATTATTCTCAGTATAATAACATAAGTATTAGAAGACAGTTTGGACACATTCACAAACGAAATCAATGGGTTCCCTCTTAGGGCTTAAGTATGTCCAAACCATGAATTTTTAACTAGCTTTAAGATACCAAACATGGATTCCTTCTTGTAATGCAGGGCTCATATCCAATCAGAAGGCATCTAGTTACTCCTTTACAACCATTATGCCACTATTGCATACTGTAATCAAAGTATCTATAAAGTCCATTTGAATAACTAATATATACCAAGATAAACATTAATGGCTGTCATAGGGCAAATAAAAAGAGTTTTCAGGTGAGAAATAAGATATGAATtcaagcatttaaagaaataataatgggATATTATGTAAATTTCTGTAGAATAAGACATAGTAGTCATTTCTGATACAGTGATAAAATACATggataaaaagtaataaaaggcATCACTTAAACTTACACTTCCAAAGGACACAGTCCATAATAGCTGAGGAGGCATGAAGAAAGAGCAAGGAGTGGGATAATCACATTTCATTCCCAGACAGAAGGAAGCaaagagataaaacagaaaattgaTTAAGGTTATATAATTTCAAAGTCACATTCCAGCAAAGTACTTTCTCTAGAGATAGTCTACACCTTCTAAAGTTCCCAGGACCTCTCCCCACATGCCCCCCAAAAAAGCACCAcaaactgaggaccaagtatgcAAATTCATGAGTTCATATAGATAGTTCTTgtcaaaaccacaacaaaatgtTACACCATAGATTGTGTTCCAAGGGGTGGCACTCTTTCATGGAAAAGATGAGATTTACAATAAAGAAACTTTACCTAAACAGATGGTTTTAAAACTGTTAGGTGAAATATAGACCAGAAAGGAGATGAGGCTTCCACAGGGTAGGAAAGAGTCCACCTTTGCTAGGTTCTGGGAAGTCTCAGCTGGTGTGGGGTTTGGGACAGAAGCTAACATGTGACTCTGGTTAGAATaatctgttgtggatagccccagcctcgtgttttgatggtagttccactcctAGGACGGGCAGCGGAGGAGGAGTGAatattgtgaaccttctgtccaattgaatttgtaaaataaaggctagagccagtagttgggcagtagaaggggaggtggagaaaaaggcttaggggaggagtcggaagtGGAAATCGATGGGAGAGAGAGGCTACAGAGAGGCTATGGAGGAGCTACggaggagccagaggtggaaggacaagggaggaggagaagaacgtggcctagaaaaaacacaagttgtaagggatcctatagctggggaatagagtagtgcaagggtaaatctgcccaatctaggcttgcagtttataatcataagtattgagttgtgttttccttgaccagacttatttgggtcagagatttaccacaacaataaTCCTCCTGGGAAACAGACAGGGTTTCCGGTTGGGGAAAGGGGAGTGTGGTGGGGCAGTTGTACCTATCCCAATAAAGGAAGATGGAGCTCCCACAGAGCAGGACAGAGCCCACACCTGTTGCTCAAATCACACTTCTCACACAATCAGAGTGAGAATTTCAAttccccactctcaccaatgaacaggtcatcaataaagaaattaaacaatgaaatgaacagatgttatgaaccaatGGATTTATCAGATATGTACAGAACCTTTCACCCAGAAacaaagaatatactttcttttcagcACATCACAGAACCTTATCTATAATTGACCACATAATTAGGCACAGAAcaagccttaacagatacaagaagactgaaataagcccttgcattctatcagatcaccatggataaAGGCTGGACTTCCATAACaatagaaataacagaaagcccacatacccatggaaactgaacaactctctccTCAATGATcatttggtcagggaagaaaactggaaagaaattaaagactctaGAATCCAGTGAAAATAAAGgtacagcatacccaaacttttggAACACAATGagagcagtgttaagaggaaaattattAGCACaaagtgccttcataaaa is a window of Arvicanthis niloticus isolate mArvNil1 chromosome 26, mArvNil1.pat.X, whole genome shotgun sequence DNA encoding:
- the LOC143438844 gene encoding olfactory receptor 10D3-like; this translates as MSFPLNTTFIVSHRVCTCLTVGTWLGGIVHGSILTFLIFMLPYCGPNEVDSFLCDIPVVHSLVCADTSIARTVSFTNVGVVALVSLRLIITSYTHIVISILKICSSEGRHRAFSSCSAHFTSILLFYGPVILIYLRPASSLWLYSDVQVFNNIVTPPLNPLIYTLRNKEVKLALRKMLSQAMQPLGYKE